In Haloarcula salinisoli, a genomic segment contains:
- a CDS encoding GtrA family protein has translation MSLTDTVPDRLEPLLSGVRFGQFLSVGVVGAVSDTVVLTTATLVVGLPQLWAKAAGIETAILVMFLVNEHWTFANRGKSGRGAFLKRLGKSHLVRSGGVTIQLLAFAGLTRWVDVSFAVAGIDLWFLAASLLAIAVAMGVNYAFESIFTWQVHRDG, from the coding sequence GTGAGTCTCACTGATACCGTCCCAGACCGGCTCGAACCGCTCCTCTCGGGGGTCCGATTCGGCCAGTTCCTCTCGGTCGGTGTCGTCGGTGCCGTCAGCGACACCGTCGTCCTCACGACGGCCACGCTCGTCGTTGGACTCCCGCAGCTGTGGGCCAAAGCCGCCGGTATCGAGACGGCGATTCTGGTCATGTTCCTCGTCAACGAGCACTGGACGTTCGCCAACCGGGGGAAGTCGGGACGCGGTGCGTTCCTGAAACGTCTCGGGAAGTCACACCTCGTCCGCTCGGGCGGCGTGACTATCCAGCTCCTCGCCTTCGCCGGCCTGACGCGGTGGGTCGACGTGTCCTTTGCCGTCGCCGGAATCGACCTCTGGTTCCTCGCGGCCAGTCTCCTCGCCATCGCGGTCGCTATGGGCGTCAACTACGCCTTCGAGAGCATCTTCACCTGGCAGGTCCACCGCGACGGGTAG
- a CDS encoding glycosyltransferase, with product MTDPSVGVVVPAYRPDVAQLRGYLERIDEELGPASILVELDSPREETVAALADTVARVESVQRRRGKGAAITTGFERLETDVLAFADADGATPVDSFEDVLDPVLRRDAELAVGSRRHPESEISDQQTLLRQLLGDTFSWLAGTLLSARLHDYQCGAKAVDAESWHDIRGHLCEPGFAWDVELVAIAGAMDLCIEEVPIEWEDQPGSTVSPVQDSLDLFRALLAARKRSKALRDDRFNSTGAVRDNQETPLIKQQ from the coding sequence ATGACTGACCCGTCCGTCGGCGTCGTCGTCCCCGCCTACCGGCCGGACGTGGCCCAGCTCCGTGGCTACCTCGAACGCATCGATGAAGAACTCGGGCCGGCGTCGATACTGGTCGAACTCGACTCGCCGCGTGAGGAGACAGTGGCAGCGCTCGCCGACACCGTGGCCCGCGTCGAGTCTGTCCAGCGCCGTCGCGGCAAGGGAGCGGCGATAACGACAGGGTTCGAGCGACTGGAGACTGACGTACTCGCCTTTGCCGATGCCGACGGCGCGACGCCGGTCGACTCGTTCGAGGACGTCCTCGACCCGGTCCTGCGTCGCGACGCGGAACTGGCTGTCGGCTCGCGACGCCATCCGGAGTCGGAAATATCGGACCAGCAGACGCTGCTCCGGCAACTGCTGGGCGACACGTTCAGCTGGCTCGCCGGCACGCTCCTCTCGGCCCGGCTCCACGACTACCAGTGTGGCGCGAAGGCCGTCGACGCGGAGAGCTGGCACGATATTCGAGGACACCTGTGTGAACCGGGGTTCGCGTGGGACGTCGAACTCGTCGCTATCGCCGGTGCGATGGACCTGTGCATCGAGGAAGTCCCCATCGAGTGGGAGGACCAGCCCGGCTCGACCGTCTCGCCGGTCCAGGATTCGCTCGACCTCTTTCGCGCCCTGCTAGCAGCGCGGAAGCGCTCGAAAGCGCTCCGGGACGACCGGTTCAACAGCACTGGCGCCGTCCGGGACAATCAAGAGACGCCGCTTATCAAACAACAGTGA